A window from Vigna angularis cultivar LongXiaoDou No.4 chromosome 7, ASM1680809v1, whole genome shotgun sequence encodes these proteins:
- the LOC108336846 gene encoding uncharacterized protein LOC108336846, which translates to MTVDELQDRATKFIRIEEMRAVKKRQHKHNTSVLSQEKKEDVHPKRTEKGRKFKDCPKGPRFERYTQLNAPRARILEEALSADLLPPLKPIRPSKNADGTKHCTYHLNIGHTIEECTILRDKVEELVRAGHLRRFVKSDRVERSPPRRGKSQPTYRRDDRHLDHRRSRSRSHDRPQHGVINTISRGFAGGGPSALARKKSLRELKNVHRVGVKKCLVPPIMFTNEDFHAPDPEQDDPMVITVVIARYKIGKVLIDQGSSGHQVVVRIDHPIAKILRKLDLAGRIIGWSVELFEFGLRFESRGSVRGQHLTDFAAELPLKEEPSQPWKLFVDDSSDRT; encoded by the exons ATGACTGTGGATGAATTGCAAGATAGGGCGACCAAATTCATCAGAATCGAGGAGATGCGAGCTGTCAAAAAAAGGCAGCATAAGCATAATACTTCGGTCCTAAgccaagaaaagaaagaagacgTTCATCCCAAACGAACAGAAAAAGGCAGAAAGTTCAAAGATTGTCCGAAAGGGCCTCGATTTGAACGATATACCCAGCTAAACGCACCAAGGGCAAGAATTTTAGAGGAAGCCTTGAGTGCGGATCTTCTTCCACCCTTGAAGCCTATTCGGCCCTCCAAGAATGCGGATGGAACTAAACATTGCACCTATCATTTGAATATAGGGCACACCATTGAAGAATGCACGATTTTAAGGGACAAGGTTGAGGAGTTGGTGCGAGCAGGACATTTGAGGAGATTTGTGAAAAGTGATCGGGTGGAGAGAAGTCCACCAAGGAGGGGAAAATCTCAACCAACTTATCGTAGAGATGATCGCCATTTGGACCATCGACGTAGCAGAAGTCGGAGTCATGACCGGCCACAACATGGAGTTATTAACACTATTTCTAGAGGATTTGCTGGAGGAGGACCATCGGCCTTGGCGAGGAAGAAAAGTTTGAGGGAGTTGAAAAACGTTCATAGGGTGGGTGTGAAGAAGTGCTTAGTGCCACCAATTATGTTTACCAATGAAGATTTCCATGCTCCCGATCCCGAGCAAGACGACCCTATGGTAATTACTGTTGTTATCGCTCGGTACAAAATTGGAAAGGTTCTTATTGATCAGGGAAGTTCG GGCCATCAGGTAGTGGTGAGAATTGACCATCCGATTGCTAAAATTCTGCGCAAGCTGGACTTGGCAGGGAGAATAATAGGTTGGTCAGTGGAGTTGTTTGAGTTTGGATTGCGTTTCGAGTCGCGCGGATCAGTACGTGGACAACACTTGACCGATTTTGCGGCTGAGTTACCTTTAAAAGAGGAACCTTCACAGCCATGGAAACTCTTTGTAGACGATTCGTCCGACCGGACATGA
- the LOC128197709 gene encoding uncharacterized protein LOC128197709 → MAPRLPPPPQPNEPDTSNSARLLETVIDRLQQQNTTLMEQNATLMQQNQAAMQSLEASRSNSEATQRQLMEILAATRGAAGASSSNDAPPTAEWSLESFLQHRPAKFNGKGLPDEADQWLRDLERIYDAKRCLDDNRLAFTEYLLTGEASHWWSSMKMLLAEAQSPISWEVFKTKFYEEYFPDSVRFAKEVEFLQLVQGGMSVSEYTNKFKHLIRFNTMAMSGEWQCRKFENGLRSDLKVLISSLCIRSFPAMVERAKVLEKNVAEAEQQKKQQVSRGSVLTRNTANVRRPPYVRPTQSSGGSQALVTVGQSGQPRSLTCYQCGGPHYRWACPQLTGGKHCNKCGRNEHSDHECNMGGRAAMRPPNAGRTQQGRDGHAQAVGRVYAITGAEAARSGTLITSTCVLYGKPCCVLYDSGATQSFISKECVEKLG, encoded by the coding sequence ATGGCACCTAGACTTCCTCCGCCACCTCAACCCAACGAACCAGATACGTCCAACAgcgctaggttgttggagacggTGATCGACAGACTTCAACAGCAGAATACCACCCTTATGGAACAGAATGCTACACTGATGCAACAAAATCAGGCAGCTATGCAGAGTCTGGAAGCCTCTCGATCCAACTCTGAGGCGACGCAGCGGCAGTTAATGGAGATATTGGCTGCAACCAGGGGCGCGGCAGGAGCGTCCTCTTCTAACGATGCCCCGCCTACTGCTGAGTGGAGTTTAGAGAGTTTTCTCCAACACCGTCCGGCCAAGTTTAATGGGAAGGGCCTTCCGGATGAAGCGGATCAATGGCTACGGGATTTGGAAAGGATTTATGATGCCAAAAGGTGCCTAGACGACAACCGTTTGGCATTTACAGAGTACTTGTTAACGGGAGAAGCCAGCCATTGGTGGTCAAGTATGAAGATGTTGTTGGCCGAAGCCCAAAGTCCAATTTCCTGGGAGGTTTTCAAGACTAAGTTTTATGAAGAGTATTTCCCGGACAGTGTGCGGTTTGCTAAGGAGGTGGAGTTTCTTCAATTGGTACAAGGTGGTATGTCCGTCTCGGAGTACACCAATAAATTCAAGCACCTGATCCGTTTTAATACCATGGCTATGAGTGGAGAATGGCAATGCAGGAAGTTTGAGAACGGTCTGAGAAGTGACTTGAAAGTGTTAATATCCAGCCTGTGCATTAGGTCGTTCCCTGCTATGGTGGAGAGGGCAAAGGTACTGGAGAAGAACGTTGCTGAGGCTGAGCAACAAAAGAAGCAGCAAGTGAGTAGGGGGTCGGTCTTAACAAGAAACACTGCGAACGTGAGAAGACCCCCGTACGTACGTCCAACTCAATCATCTGGCGGATCTCAAGCCTTGGTCACTGTCGGCCAATCTGGACAGCCAAGGAGCTTGACATGTTATCAGTGTGGGGGACCACACTACCGTTGGGCTTGTCCTCAGCTGACTGGAGGAAAACATTGCAACAAGTGTGGGAGGAACGAACACTCAGATCATGAGTGCAATATGGGAGGTCGAGCGGCAATGAGGCCGCCGAACGCTGGAAGAACACAACAAGGGAGAGACGGACATGCGCAAGCAGTAGGAAGGGTTTATGCAATCACGGGTGCTGAAGCCGCTCGTTCAGGTACACTCATCACCAGTACTTGCGTGTTATATGGAAAGCCTTGCTGTGTATTGTATGACTCGGGGGCAACTCaatccttcatctcgaaggagTGCGTTGAGAAACTGGGCTAG